From the Lepus europaeus isolate LE1 chromosome 14, mLepTim1.pri, whole genome shotgun sequence genome, the window GGGCCTTGGCCTGCTGGGCTGGCATCAGAGGCGTGGGTAGGTGCCGCTCAGCATTGCTGTGTTTCTGTGGGTTTTGCCCCCCGTGGATTGGGTGCAGATCTCTGAGGCAGGAGCACAAAACAGGAGCCCTGGGCTGTGGTGTCAGCGTGGGCAGTGGCCATGTGCCCATCACGTGGAAAGACGTGGCTGCCAGGGGCCCTGGAAGGCCACCGCACCTGTGTGCCGCGGCGGACCCTCGCTGAAGGACGGCCTCGCTCCCGCTGCGGAGCCGACTTCCCAGGCCTCGTGCCTGTCAGCCAGTGCTCCTGTGGTGACAATGGGCAGGAGAGCACCTGACCCCGAGACTCTGCGGGCAAAGCTGTTGAGAGAGGGCCACATCCGGCCACATCCTGCCATTTCCTGCACTCGCCATGGCCTGTGGCTAAGCTGGCCAGGCCTGAGCACCTCGCCGTGCCTCCGCCTGGGTGTGGTGGAGCTGAGAGTGGGCACTGAGGGTGACGTGCGGGTGGGTGCAGGGTCGGGAGCACGCTTCACTGATGCAACAGTGCTCGGCCTGGCGTGGATGCCTGCTTGTGTCCCGGAGGTTGTGTCCGCCGCGGCTGAGTCGAGGCAGCCGGCGGTCTCCAACGTGTCGACTCTGGGTGGAGGTCGTGCACAGGGCAGCTGCTCACGTGGCCCTTCCTTACCCGGCTGCCAGAGAGGTTTGTAGTTTGTAAAACAGGAGGTGTTTGAGGATACTGGGTCTTCTTAGGGAAATGGAAAACCCCGTGAAATTGTGGGTAGGGAGCGCTGGCTTCTCCCCCATCCGAATGTGGTAAAGATGGTACGCGCTTGGGAGAGGCGAGTAGCCAGGGTttccagggctgctccaggccaggtgtccggagctccatccaggtctctcatgtggatggcaggggcccaagaactggggtcatcttctgctgccttcccaggtgcgtcagcagggagggGGATTGAAGGGGAGCAGCCTGGGATTGAGCTGGTGCTCTGATGggaggtgctggcgctgcaagtggcggcttaaccacagcaccagccgctgcTTCCGTTTGGTTTGCTGAGCCTTCTGGGGGTGAGGAGAAGGGACAGGAAGGTGTAATATGGCTCTGCCTGGAGCAGTGGGTCATCGTGCAAGTTCTGGAAGCAGAGCCGTGTCCCCTCTGAcaggtgtggagcagtgggtcatcGTGCAAGTTCTAGAAGCAGAGCCGTGTCCCCTCTGAcaggtgtggagcagtgggtcatcGTGCAAGTTCTAGAAGCTGTGCTGTGTCCCCTCTGAcaggtgtggagcagtgggtcatcGTGCAAGTTCTAGAAGCAGAGCTGTGTCCCCGCTGAcaggtgtggagcagtgggtcatcATGCAAGTTCTAGAAGCAGAGCCATGTCCCCTCTGAcaggtgtggagcagtggg encodes:
- the APOBEC4 gene encoding LOW QUALITY PROTEIN: putative C->U-editing enzyme APOBEC-4 (The sequence of the model RefSeq protein was modified relative to this genomic sequence to represent the inferred CDS: inserted 2 bases in 1 codon; deleted 1 base in 1 codon; substituted 1 base at 1 genomic stop codon), which encodes MGPLSKPTVPVSEPTVPVSEPTGSGSSERAHRFRARGLMVFSPRIFLKVSFVTIQRQKPECCAKTQYPQTPPVLQTTNLSGSRVRKGHVSSCPVHDLHPESTRWXDRRLPRLSRGGHNLRDTSRHPRQAEHCCISEACSRPCTHPHVTLSAHSQLHHTQAEARRGAQAWPAXPQAMASAGNGRMWPDVALLNSFARRVSGSGALLPIVTTGALADRHEAWEVGSAAGARPSFSEGPPRHTAQQAKALGVPIRRPLETVAITAQFANSRDKEKNKKKWKK